The genomic DNA ATTTTAATAGAAAATTATTCTGGGAATTTTCCAACGTGGTTATCTCCTGTACAGGTAGTATGTATAAGTGTGAATAATAATCATATCGTATACGTTAAAGATTTATTTAACACTTTTTTTTCTGTAGGTATACGAGTTAAATTAGATATAAGAAATCAGAAAGTTGGTTTTAAAATTCGAGAACAAATCATAAAAAAAATTCCATACATTGTTATTTGTGGCGATAAAGAAGTAGTTAGTAATAAGATTACTTTTAGAACTCGATCAGGAAAACATATTCAGTTAATTGATATACAATATTTTATTAAAAAATTACAACAAGAAATAGTTAATCGAAATTTATATTTATTGGAGGAATAAAGTATTAAAGTCGGAAAAAGAATACAGATAACAAAACCAAATCGTATAAATCATGAAATTCGTGCTTCAAAAGTGCGTCTTACTGATTTTAACGGAGAACAAATAGGTATTGTTACGTTAAGAGAAGCTTTACAAAAAGCAGACGAAGCAGGAGTAGATTTAGTTGAAATTAGTCCTAATGCAGAACCACCAGTATGTCGTATTATGAATTATGGTAAGTTTTTATACAAAAAAAGTAAATCTATTAAAGAACAGAAAAAAAAACAAAAAATAGTTAATGTTAAAGAGGTAAAATTTCGACCTGGAACTGATGAAGGAGATTATCAAGTTAAATTGCGTAGTTTAGTTCGTTTTTTAGAAGATGGAAATAAAGTAAAAGTTACTTTGAGATTTCGAGGTCGTGAAATGGTGCATCAACAAATTGGAATAAAAGTATTAAATCGCATTAAAAACGATTTATCGGAACTATCTTTAATAGAAGTATTTCCATTCAAAATTGAAAGTCGCCAGATGATTATGGTTTTAGCACCTAAAAAAAAATAATGATTTTGTTGTATTGTATTACGACTAAAATGATTTCTTTTAGTTAGTTTTTATATTTATTTTAAGTTGGAATATTATCATGCCTAAAATTAAAACTTTACGTAGTGCAGCTAAACGCTTTAAAAAAACTGCATCTGGTAAGTTTAAACATAAACAAGCTAATTTGCGTCATATTTTAACAAAGAAATCTACTGATCGCAAACGGCACTTACGTTCAAAAGCAATGGTGTCTAAGGAAGATAAAAATAAGGTTAGTTTGTTTTTACCTTATGTATGAATTGATTTGAATTCGTGTCAAGAAAAGGAGAACATAATATGGCTCGTGTAAAACGTGGAATAATTGCTCGTTCTCGTCATAAAAAAATATTAAAACGAGCTAAAGGTTATTATGGTTCGCGATCGAGAACATATAGATCGGCTTGTCAAGCTGTTACTAAATCGGAACAGTATGCTTATCGTGATCGTCGTCAAAAAAAACGTCAATTTAGAAAATTATGGATTACCCGTATTAACGCTGCAGTACGTGAGAACAAAATATCTTATAGTAAATTTATGTATGGTTTAAAGAAAGCGTCAATAAATATTGATCGAAAAATGTTATCTGAAATTGCAGTTTTTGATAGTGTTACTTTTAGCTTGTTAGTACAAAACTCAAGAAATGCTCTTTAATAAAAATTAATATATGAGGGAGTAACCAGTCTCCCTTAATTTAAAAGTTGTTTTATGGTATAAAATTATATCGGGTAATGATAATAATACAAGTAAATTATTTTAACTCATATCGTTAAAATTTTCTTAGTTCGTTATATGTGTTTAAGAGCTTCCGAGTTGGAAGCTTTTTTTTAACATATTAGTTATGTTTTTGAGTATTAAACAAAATGTAATGTTTATTTCAAATATGTGAGGGAAGTTGTGTGTGATTTTTTAGAATTAATGGAATCAGTAAAGTTAGAGATAAAAAGTATTAAAACTTTAAAAGAATTAGATACATTTAGAATTAAGTATTTGGGAAAGAAGGGATATATTTCTTCAAAAATGATTCAATTGCGTAATGTATCGTTAAAAAAAAGAAAAGAGATTAGTTCTATACTTAATAGATTTAAAACTAATTTAAAATCTAATATCAATGAGTATAAACAAGAATTAGAAAAGCAAACTTTTTGTAAGGTATTAGAAAAAGATTCCATTGATGTATCATTAGTGGGACGTCGTAATAGTATTGGAACGTTACATCCAGTAACTCGCATGATTGATGATATAGAAAATTTTTTTTTGAAATTAGGATTTGGGATTGTTAGAGGTCAAGAAATAGATGATGATTATCATAATTTTGATGCATTAAATATTTCTAAAAATCACCCGTCTAGAACTGATCATGATACTTTTTGGTTTGATTCTAATCGTTTGTTACGTACTCAAACTTCTAATATGCAAATTAGATCTATGATCAAGATGAAATTACCAATTAAAATTATCGTACCAGGTAAAGTATATAGAAACGATTATGACAGTACTCATACACCTATGTTTCATCAAATTGAAGGATTAGTTATCGATAAAAATATAAATTTTTCTAATTTAAAATGGATTATTGAATTATTTTTGAATTATTTCTTTTATAAAAACATTAATATTCGTTTTCGACCATCTTATTTTCCTTTTACTTTTTTATCTTCTGAAGTAGATATTTTGGGAGATAATAACAAGTGGTTAGAGATATTAGGTTGTGGAATGGTTCATCCTAATGTATTGAATAACGTTAATATTGATTCAGAAATATATTCGGGTTATGCTTTCGGTTTAGGGGTAGAAAGAATTGTCATGTTACGTTATGGTATTTCAGATATACGTATTTTTTTCGAAAACGATTTAAAGTTCCTTAAACAGTTTAAATAAGAGTAAATAGGTCATGGAATTCAGCGAAAAATGGTTGAAAGAATGGACAGGGTCAGATATTAATACTTGTTTATTAAGTGATCAGATGACACAACTAGGATTAGAAGTAGAAAAAGTTACTAAAATCAAAAATATATGTACTAATTTAATTGTTGGTAAAATAATTAAATGTTTAAGACATTATAGTATGTCTAAATTATTATTGTTTCAAGTAAATATCGGGAACGATAAACACATTCAAGTTATATCAAGAGAAATCAATTTTATATTAGGAATGAACATAATTATAGCGACTAGAAGTTCTGTACTATTTGATTATGCATTTATTAAATTGATTGAATTAAAAAGATTAAAATATGATGGAATTATTTGTTTTTGTGAAGATATTGGCGTAATAAATTTTGATAATGGTTTAATTGTTTTACCGTCTGATCTTGCTGTAGGTTCAGATGTAAATAAATATTTCTCTTTAGACGATAATATAATTAAAATTAGTAGTACTCCTAATCGTGCAGATGCATTAAGTATATTGGGTATAGCAAGAGATATTGCAGCGTTGAATAATTTACCTTTGTCATGTATTAAGAAGTATCCTCGTGCAGTTAATATGTCAGAAAAGTTAGATATATTGATTAATATTCCAGATGTATGTTTTCGTTTTTTTGGACGAGTTATAAGAAATATTAATGTATTGCAAAACACTCCATTTTGGATGTCAGAAAAGCTTAGACGCTCTTCTGTTTTTTCTTCTAATATTATTAATAACATTATAAATTATGTTTTAGTAGAGCTCGGACAACCTTTATATATTATTGATTTAAATAGTATTGTGAAAAAAATTATTATAAGAAAATCTTTAAAAAATGAAACGTTTTTAAATTGTAACAATGAACGTAGCATCATTGACGATGATACAATTGTTATTTCAGATGAAGAAAAAATATTAGTTCTAGGTGGGCATATTAACTCTTGTGTTTCAAATATAAGTTTTAGTTCGAAAAGTTTATTTTTAGGGTGTGCTGCTTATAATCACAGTGACATATTTAAGACGTCTCTAAAATATGGGTGTAAAAATATTTTTACCGATCGTTATGAGCGTGGAATCGATTTAAACATGCAATTTGAAGCGTTAGAATATGCTACAGATTTAATTGTTCGATTTTGTAATGGTGAATCTAGTGACATTACAACGAAAATTGAAAATAAAAAAATATTTAATCAAAACCTTATCAAATTATATCAAAAAAAATTATATAATATTATTGGATTTGTTATTGATAGTGAATTAGTTACTTATAATTTAGTAAAATTAGGTTTTAAAGTAACTATTTTTGATCAGTATTGGTTAACTATTCCTCCTAGTTGGAGATTTGATATTAAAATAGAGGAAGATGTTATTAGTGAATTATTGCGTATATTTGGATATAGTAAAGTATTTTCTGCTCCTTTAACGAGGCATACTAATATTTCATATGATGATGAGATGTATACTTCATTAAAAAGAGCTAAATTATATTTAGTAGATCAAGGGTATCATGAAATAATTACATATGGATTTGTTAATCCTGACATTCAAAAATTATTGTTTCCTAATATTACCCCTTTATATTTATCTAATCCTATTTCTAGAGAAATGTCATCAATGAGAATTTCTTTATGGACTGGTTTACTATCAAGTGTTAGCTATAACCAAAACAGACAAGAAAACAGGCTTCGTCTTTTTGAAAGTGGATTATGTTTTTCATATAATTCTAGAGAACAGTTAGGAGTAACTCAAAGTATGTATTTGTCTGGTGTATTAAGTGGGTATAGAAATACGCTTCATTGGGATATATTAGATAAACAAGTTGACTTCTATGATGCAAAAGGTGATGTCGAATCTATATTAGATTTATTAGGAAAGTTGTCTGAAGTAGAATTTAAAAAATGTGATATCCTGGGATTACATCCTTGTCAAAGTGTTTCTATTTATTTAAAAGATAAAATCGTTGGATTTTTAGGTGTTGTTAATTCAAATATAGAGAAAAAATTAAATTTAAAAGGTAAAGCTGTTGTTTTTGAATTAATTTGGGATAAGATTACATTTCTTAAACATGTTAAAATACAAAAAGTTTCTGAATATCCTAGAAGTGTTAGAGATATTTCTATAATTGTGGATGATATAGTTTCAGTAGGAGAAATTATTACAGAATGTAAAAAGTTTTCTTTCGAAAACATCGTAGATATAAGTTTATTTGACATTTTTCGTAGTGATAAAATAGGGATAAGAAAAAAAAGTTTAGCTTTTCGTTTTTTATTTGGAAATAAAAATAAAACTTTAACAGAAGAAGAAATTTCAAACATTTTGAGACAATGTATTTTGGCGTTAAAATTAAAATTTAAGATAATATTGAGAAAAGATATTTTAAATTAGTTTTAATGGTATA from Buchnera aphidicola (Melaphis rhois) includes the following:
- the rplT gene encoding 50S ribosomal protein L20, which translates into the protein MARVKRGIIARSRHKKILKRAKGYYGSRSRTYRSACQAVTKSEQYAYRDRRQKKRQFRKLWITRINAAVRENKISYSKFMYGLKKASINIDRKMLSEIAVFDSVTFSLLVQNSRNAL
- the pheS gene encoding phenylalanine--tRNA ligase subunit alpha, translated to MCDFLELMESVKLEIKSIKTLKELDTFRIKYLGKKGYISSKMIQLRNVSLKKRKEISSILNRFKTNLKSNINEYKQELEKQTFCKVLEKDSIDVSLVGRRNSIGTLHPVTRMIDDIENFFLKLGFGIVRGQEIDDDYHNFDALNISKNHPSRTDHDTFWFDSNRLLRTQTSNMQIRSMIKMKLPIKIIVPGKVYRNDYDSTHTPMFHQIEGLVIDKNINFSNLKWIIELFLNYFFYKNINIRFRPSYFPFTFLSSEVDILGDNNKWLEILGCGMVHPNVLNNVNIDSEIYSGYAFGLGVERIVMLRYGISDIRIFFENDLKFLKQFK
- the pheT gene encoding phenylalanine--tRNA ligase subunit beta codes for the protein MEFSEKWLKEWTGSDINTCLLSDQMTQLGLEVEKVTKIKNICTNLIVGKIIKCLRHYSMSKLLLFQVNIGNDKHIQVISREINFILGMNIIIATRSSVLFDYAFIKLIELKRLKYDGIICFCEDIGVINFDNGLIVLPSDLAVGSDVNKYFSLDDNIIKISSTPNRADALSILGIARDIAALNNLPLSCIKKYPRAVNMSEKLDILINIPDVCFRFFGRVIRNINVLQNTPFWMSEKLRRSSVFSSNIINNIINYVLVELGQPLYIIDLNSIVKKIIIRKSLKNETFLNCNNERSIIDDDTIVISDEEKILVLGGHINSCVSNISFSSKSLFLGCAAYNHSDIFKTSLKYGCKNIFTDRYERGIDLNMQFEALEYATDLIVRFCNGESSDITTKIENKKIFNQNLIKLYQKKLYNIIGFVIDSELVTYNLVKLGFKVTIFDQYWLTIPPSWRFDIKIEEDVISELLRIFGYSKVFSAPLTRHTNISYDDEMYTSLKRAKLYLVDQGYHEIITYGFVNPDIQKLLFPNITPLYLSNPISREMSSMRISLWTGLLSSVSYNQNRQENRLRLFESGLCFSYNSREQLGVTQSMYLSGVLSGYRNTLHWDILDKQVDFYDAKGDVESILDLLGKLSEVEFKKCDILGLHPCQSVSIYLKDKIVGFLGVVNSNIEKKLNLKGKAVVFELIWDKITFLKHVKIQKVSEYPRSVRDISIIVDDIVSVGEIITECKKFSFENIVDISLFDIFRSDKIGIRKKSLAFRFLFGNKNKTLTEEEISNILRQCILALKLKFKIILRKDILN
- the rpmI gene encoding 50S ribosomal protein L35, encoding MPKIKTLRSAAKRFKKTASGKFKHKQANLRHILTKKSTDRKRHLRSKAMVSKEDKNKVSLFLPYV
- the infC gene encoding translation initiation factor IF-3, whose protein sequence is MKVGKRIQITKPNRINHEIRASKVRLTDFNGEQIGIVTLREALQKADEAGVDLVEISPNAEPPVCRIMNYGKFLYKKSKSIKEQKKKQKIVNVKEVKFRPGTDEGDYQVKLRSLVRFLEDGNKVKVTLRFRGREMVHQQIGIKVLNRIKNDLSELSLIEVFPFKIESRQMIMVLAPKKK